From the genome of Triticum aestivum cultivar Chinese Spring chromosome 3B, IWGSC CS RefSeq v2.1, whole genome shotgun sequence, one region includes:
- the LOC123072212 gene encoding mitochondrial thiamine diphosphate carrier 2 isoform X3 codes for MSMDLPSTLDLCKQLKIFCERKGFWRGNVPALFMYMPYTAIQFTVLHKLKTFASGSSRTEDHLHLSPYLSYVSGAIAGSAATVGSYPFDLLRTILASQGEPKVYPNMRSALVDIVQTRGVRGLYAGLTPTLVEIIPYAGLQFGSYDTFKRSMMSWNRYRYGIEEDDSASSFQLFLCGFAAGTFSKAACHPLDVVKKRFQIEGLKRHPRYGARIESSTYKGMYHALTEIVVKEGFGGLYKGLFPSVVKSAPAGAVTFVAYEYISDWIGAKAGVE; via the exons ATGTCTATGGACCTTCCAAGTACACTGGACTTATGCAAGCAACTAAAGATATTCTGCGAGAGGAAG GGATTCTGGAGAGGAAATGTTCCAGCCTTGTTTATGTATATGCCGTATACTGCTATACAATTCACAGTTCTACACAAGCTAAAAACATTTGCATCAGGTTCATCGAGAACAG AGGATCATCTGCACTTAAGTCCTTACTTATCTTACGTAAGTGGGGCTATCGCAGGAAGTGCAGCAACTGTAGGGTCATATCCATTTGACCTTCTCAGAACTATTCTTGCGTCACAGGGTGAACCGAAG GTTTACCCCAATATGCGGTCTGCACTTGTTGATATAGTTCAAACTCGTGGTGTTCGAGGGCTGTATGCTGGTTTAACTCCAACTCTTGTTGAAATTATACCATATGCTGGCTTGCAGTTTGGTTCATACGACACTTTCAAACGTTCAATGATG TCATGGAATAGATACAGATATGGAATTGAGGAGGATGACTCGGCATCAAGCTTCCAGCTATTTCTTTGTGGATTCGCAGCTGGAACATTTTCAAAAGCTGCATGTCACCCACTTGATGTTGTTAAGAAGAGATTCCAG ATTGAAGGATTAAAACGTCATCCTAGGTATGGGGCGCGGATTGAGAGCAGCACATACAAGGGCATGTACCATGCCCTAACAGAGATAGTTGTTAAGGAGGGGTTTGGAGGCCTCTATAAAGGGCTTTTCCCATCGGTGGTGAAATCGGCTCCTGCTGGTGCAGTGACATTTGTGGCCTACGAATACATCTCGGACTG GATAGGGGCCAAGGCCGGAGTTGAGTGA